The following nucleotide sequence is from Mesorhizobium sp. J8.
AAGGTGGCTGCGGGATCAAGAGCTTGGAATTGAGCCAATCGTGGCAAGCTCACAGTTGACACCTGCGTGTAAGAACTACACATTGTTGGCTACATGTAGGAATGTAGCCTTGGCCATCAACATCAACAACAAGGAAGCCGACAGGCTGACACGGGCCTTCGCTAAAGTCGAAGGGGTCGGCCTCACCGAGGCGATCGTGATTGCGATGCGAGAGGCACTGGAGCGTCGTCGCAATCATGAAACGCCCTTGGAAACGGCGGCGCGGCTGCGGGCTGAATTTGGGATCAAACTCAGCGAGCAAGCGCGCAAGCCGTTGCCG
It contains:
- a CDS encoding type II toxin-antitoxin system VapB family antitoxin → MAININNKEADRLTRAFAKVEGVGLTEAIVIAMREALERRRNHETPLETAARLRAEFGIKLSEQARKPLPRSVYDELSGGD